The Chryseobacterium sp. 52 genome includes a region encoding these proteins:
- a CDS encoding glucoamylase family protein — protein MKLGIISILTVSVLFSCKNSQIAKQDVSKNQAVNTNITDEQLMDRVQKDALKYFWDYAEPKSMLGRERYHEDNIYPDNDKHVVTTGGSGFGLATLLVGVERGFIPRKEAVKRLTHMMDFLAKADRHKGAWSHWINGETGKTVPFGKKDNGGDLVETAFLTSGILMVREYFKNGNAEEKALASKCDELWKGIQWNWYTKGGEKVLYWHWSPEYQWEMNFPLEGYNECLITYILAASSPTHSIDAETYYKGWARNGNILSDKTKYGLPLYVKHNYAEEYGGPLFWSQYSYIGLDPTGLSDKLVENYFDLNKNQVLIDYKYCVENPKQWKGYGSNYWGLTAGYTRNEDGTTGYTAHMPGNDNGVITPTAALSSFPYTPKESMNFLRFLYTQKPEFIGSAGPYDATSVNYNNWFTPRYLAIDQGTIVPMIENYRSGFLWKLFMNAPEIQQGLKKLSFHSEKYGIK, from the coding sequence ATGAAGTTAGGTATTATTTCTATTCTTACAGTTTCCGTATTGTTTTCTTGCAAAAATTCTCAAATTGCAAAACAAGACGTTTCTAAAAATCAGGCTGTAAACACTAATATCACCGATGAGCAACTGATGGACAGAGTTCAGAAAGATGCCCTGAAATATTTCTGGGACTATGCTGAACCTAAATCTATGCTGGGAAGAGAGCGTTATCATGAAGACAATATCTATCCCGATAATGACAAGCATGTTGTTACAACAGGAGGCTCAGGATTTGGACTGGCAACCCTTTTAGTAGGAGTGGAAAGAGGATTTATCCCAAGGAAAGAAGCGGTGAAGAGACTGACTCATATGATGGATTTTCTTGCCAAAGCAGATCGTCATAAAGGGGCCTGGTCTCACTGGATCAATGGAGAAACTGGAAAAACGGTTCCTTTCGGTAAAAAAGATAATGGCGGCGATCTTGTGGAAACGGCATTTCTTACTTCAGGAATTCTGATGGTACGCGAATATTTTAAGAATGGCAATGCTGAAGAAAAAGCCCTGGCTTCAAAATGTGACGAGCTTTGGAAAGGAATTCAATGGAACTGGTATACAAAAGGAGGTGAGAAAGTATTGTACTGGCACTGGTCACCGGAATACCAATGGGAAATGAATTTTCCGCTGGAAGGTTATAACGAATGTCTGATAACCTACATTTTAGCAGCTTCATCACCTACACATTCTATCGATGCCGAAACGTATTACAAAGGTTGGGCAAGAAACGGAAATATCCTTTCAGACAAAACAAAATACGGACTTCCTCTGTATGTAAAACACAACTATGCCGAAGAATATGGCGGACCGCTTTTCTGGTCACAGTATTCCTATATCGGGCTGGATCCTACCGGACTTTCCGATAAACTGGTTGAAAATTATTTTGACTTAAACAAAAATCAAGTCTTGATCGACTATAAATACTGTGTTGAAAATCCAAAACAATGGAAAGGCTACGGTTCAAACTATTGGGGACTGACAGCCGGTTACACAAGAAATGAAGACGGAACCACAGGCTACACAGCGCATATGCCTGGCAATGACAATGGCGTGATAACGCCTACAGCAGCATTAAGCAGCTTTCCTTACACTCCAAAAGAATCTATGAATTTCCTGAGATTCCTCTATACTCAAAAACCGGAATTCATTGGATCAGCAGGACCTTATGATGCAACTTCAGTAAACTATAACAACTGGTTTACTCCAAGATATTTAGCAATCGATCAGGGAACAATAGTGCCGATGATTGAAAACTACAGATCAGGGTTTCTTTGGAAATTATTTATGAATGCTCCCGAGATTCAGCAGGGACTTAAGAAATTAAGTTTCCATTCTGAGAAATACGGAATCAAATAA
- a CDS encoding RagB/SusD family nutrient uptake outer membrane protein, which yields MKKIFLSIALFSLAVSCKDDYLDIKQEGQTEAASFFKTQEDALQATSAIYSFLRSWENSAFPYQFVFGVPADDVVKGSNPGDSSFINVYDNFTYTVSDEGVRGYWIGQWQAVNRTNQVITNVPAIDMDTTLKNRLIAESRMLRAYFYFNLVRIYGGVPIYDKVEAVYEKPRNSVDEVYNFIISDLTAAAEVLPQTYPASELGRVTKGAALGLLSKVYLYKKDWQKAYDTSNQLIAMGYDLDPDFNHLFRPAGEFGKESVFEVNCDCAPPYKGSQYAEVQGVRDQFGWGFFTPSNALENAFEPGDIRKELTILRNGETTPEGDLIAMGDANSVTTYNQKIYVPKALNNSACGYGSIQNIRILRFAEILLINAEAANELGNTATATLNLNKVRDRADLLGTTATTQATLRTAIWHERRVELALEGDRFVDLVRTGQAATVLASYGFKAGKNEVFPIPLDAMDQSHGAFTQNPGY from the coding sequence ATGAAAAAGATATTTTTATCAATCGCATTATTTTCACTTGCGGTAAGTTGTAAAGATGATTATTTGGATATAAAGCAGGAAGGTCAAACAGAGGCTGCATCATTTTTCAAAACACAGGAAGATGCTTTGCAGGCAACGAGTGCCATCTATAGCTTTCTAAGAAGCTGGGAGAATTCTGCCTTTCCTTATCAATTCGTTTTCGGAGTTCCGGCAGATGATGTGGTAAAAGGTTCTAATCCCGGAGATTCATCTTTCATTAATGTATATGATAATTTCACTTATACTGTGAGTGATGAGGGAGTAAGAGGATATTGGATAGGACAATGGCAGGCTGTAAATAGAACGAATCAGGTAATAACCAATGTTCCTGCAATCGATATGGACACCACATTGAAAAACAGACTGATTGCCGAATCCAGAATGTTAAGAGCGTATTTCTATTTTAACTTAGTAAGAATTTACGGTGGAGTTCCTATTTACGATAAAGTGGAGGCTGTGTATGAGAAACCTAGAAATTCAGTTGACGAAGTTTATAATTTTATCATATCAGACCTTACCGCTGCTGCAGAAGTTCTTCCACAGACTTACCCTGCTTCAGAATTAGGAAGAGTTACAAAAGGAGCTGCATTAGGTTTGCTTTCAAAGGTATATCTTTATAAAAAAGATTGGCAGAAAGCATATGATACCTCTAACCAGTTAATTGCTATGGGGTATGATTTAGATCCTGACTTTAACCATTTATTCAGACCGGCAGGTGAATTTGGTAAAGAATCTGTTTTTGAAGTGAATTGTGATTGTGCTCCTCCATATAAAGGAAGTCAGTACGCCGAAGTTCAGGGAGTAAGAGATCAGTTTGGATGGGGCTTTTTCACACCTTCTAATGCTCTTGAAAATGCCTTTGAACCAGGAGATATCAGAAAAGAACTTACGATTCTTAGAAATGGAGAAACAACTCCGGAAGGAGATTTAATTGCCATGGGAGATGCCAATTCTGTGACTACATACAATCAGAAGATATACGTTCCAAAAGCGTTGAATAACAGTGCTTGTGGTTATGGATCTATCCAGAACATCAGAATATTGCGTTTTGCAGAAATTCTTTTGATCAATGCGGAGGCAGCCAATGAATTGGGGAATACTGCTACAGCAACTTTAAACTTAAATAAAGTTAGAGACAGAGCTGATCTTTTAGGAACCACGGCTACAACTCAAGCAACGTTGCGTACAGCAATCTGGCATGAAAGAAGAGTAGAGCTGGCGCTTGAAGGCGACAGATTTGTTGACTTAGTGAGAACAGGACAGGCAGCCACAGTATTGGCGTCTTACGGATTCAAAGCAGGAAAGAATGAGGTATTTCCTATACCTTTGGATGCAATGGATCAAAGCCACGGAGCTTTTACTCAAAACCCGGGTTATTAA
- a CDS encoding DUF4197 family protein, whose amino-acid sequence MKKYIISAALIIGTGVTVLTVVQSCQTMATTDLGLSIIKRVLLNGIDKGMGVYSNKEAFLQNNMVDKALPKELRDINSTLEKIAPSLVAKERDFIAQAASYTVNISKPILQDAVNSLNAQDVTRIIQGTTATQILKEKTSQQLVAAIAPKVDEKLNEYGIAKTINTALSGNNLLGSLLGGNNNNVNTGGLSKLASEQLVNGLFNIIEDYEHQNSKALLGPLGK is encoded by the coding sequence ATGAAAAAATATATCATATCAGCAGCTCTGATAATAGGAACCGGGGTAACCGTGTTAACCGTTGTTCAGTCATGTCAGACAATGGCTACTACTGACCTTGGCTTATCGATTATTAAGAGGGTGTTACTGAACGGCATCGATAAAGGAATGGGAGTCTACAGTAACAAAGAAGCCTTTCTTCAGAATAATATGGTAGACAAGGCTCTTCCGAAAGAGCTCAGAGACATCAATTCTACTTTGGAAAAAATTGCCCCTTCTTTAGTGGCTAAAGAAAGAGATTTTATTGCTCAGGCAGCGTCTTATACCGTTAATATCTCAAAACCTATATTGCAGGATGCTGTCAACAGCTTAAATGCACAGGATGTTACAAGAATTATTCAGGGTACAACGGCAACACAGATTCTAAAGGAAAAAACTTCCCAGCAGCTTGTCGCAGCTATTGCTCCGAAAGTGGATGAGAAACTGAATGAGTATGGCATTGCAAAAACCATCAATACAGCCCTTTCCGGAAACAACCTTCTCGGAAGTCTTCTTGGAGGCAATAACAACAATGTTAACACAGGCGGGTTAAGCAAACTGGCTTCTGAACAACTGGTCAACGGACTGTTCAATATCATCGAAGATTACGAGCATCAGAATTCAAAAGCACTGCTTGGACCTCTTGGAAAATAG
- a CDS encoding prolyl oligopeptidase family serine peptidase encodes MKLKLKYLPLLFLPLSLQINAQEIKGELNKEIKRTEKMSYILDYPQKVKGNVPLIVFLHGSGERGNNLEAVKAHSPFTYKNLIKEPVAILAPQCPADSWWDTVTIYNLIKEIQKKYKIDASRIHLTGLSMGGWGTLKLAMEHPEMFASVVSVCAPTDMMMYANIKQYKDLNMKIFHGGMDDVVPPENALNFYQNLHPVNPSAELVIFPNDNHNSWDSTYSDPKLYEWMLSKKKEIK; translated from the coding sequence ATGAAATTAAAATTGAAATACCTTCCCCTTTTATTCCTGCCATTGTCACTACAGATCAACGCACAGGAAATAAAAGGAGAACTAAATAAAGAAATTAAAAGGACCGAAAAAATGTCCTACATCCTGGATTACCCTCAAAAAGTAAAAGGAAATGTCCCATTGATTGTGTTTCTTCATGGTTCAGGAGAAAGAGGAAATAACCTTGAAGCCGTTAAAGCTCACAGTCCGTTCACGTATAAAAACCTGATCAAAGAACCTGTAGCCATTTTGGCACCGCAGTGTCCTGCAGATTCTTGGTGGGATACAGTGACAATTTATAACCTGATCAAAGAAATTCAGAAAAAATATAAGATTGATGCCTCAAGAATTCACCTTACAGGACTTTCAATGGGAGGCTGGGGAACGTTGAAACTGGCAATGGAGCATCCTGAAATGTTTGCTTCCGTAGTGTCCGTGTGTGCCCCTACAGATATGATGATGTATGCCAATATCAAACAATACAAAGATCTGAATATGAAAATTTTTCATGGAGGAATGGATGATGTTGTTCCACCTGAAAATGCCCTTAATTTTTATCAGAACTTACATCCCGTGAATCCATCGGCAGAATTAGTCATTTTCCCTAATGACAACCACAATTCATGGGACTCCACCTATTCAGATCCAAAGCTATATGAATGGATGTTATCCAAGAAAAAAGAAATTAAATAA
- a CDS encoding SusC/RagA family TonB-linked outer membrane protein, whose amino-acid sequence MKQRDLKYSCLIAVIYFGMNVNAQTTPKDTLAKEQKIDEVVLIGYGSQKKENITGSIGIVSAKDLANKPNANPISSIQGRLAGVQVLNSGTPGGSPRVDIRGISSLTGKTVFIVDGMITDDISFLGSQDIESMSVLKDPSSLAIYGARAANGAVIIKTKTGKSKKPVFNFNSYLGIKTVTNTPKMVNSDQYIQLYNEKLVNDKVNNPTFLNRSAYPLDTDWYKEILRTSIINSNDFSAAGSVGKLNYYGSLGYLQDEGNLAAGQGINSGSGFNRFNSKLNLSYKVNDHITIGNNFTFSKMRTDQALNPLLDAYSSPPVYGPIDPTTGGYQYFTLAKIPNSRAKLDLYRSQIREERLLNNVWGEYKFLSDFTFRISYTSDNINSTKYEFTPTFGYVPVSDQKPSKLITRDSRTRNYIWDNTLSWKRNFGKHNIELLAGFSRTRNSYSQAYAEALRVNYDGTNSSLAISNGTDVFLTSFDDGERNVIPYQDRIESFFGRLNYDYGGKYLVNASLRRDGTSKYSANDRHKVFPAISAGWVVSKENFMSEQNVFSLLKLRASWGKLGNPDVQRAYTLNTTKIQEGAYYGNNGAPAQTIDKIIDPNIGWETTTGRDLGLEMGLFNNKLKIDATYFDKDTKDVVYGIVQGTVSGAGNWNNYITNAYSFNNRGFEVSVNYDTKINDNIKIGVYGNLTTLKNKITSVFNGSYLQTGASLYGNSIIRLQEGQAVGSYYGYQVQGVFQNQAEVDAAAIQNGATPGGFKFSDIDGNGVIDARDKTFLGSPIPKGTYGFGVNLNVYDFDFAIDFQGVFGNKIYNFNREQRYGNESWDLDFYNNRWHGEGTSNSYPMATNNQAIILPNSFYVEDGSYIRIRNIQVGYNLPQAFNKAMSITKLRLYVSAQNPWTSFKYNGFSPEILNTDRVQMGIDNNIYPISAIYTIGMNLTF is encoded by the coding sequence ATGAAACAACGTGATTTAAAGTATTCATGTCTCATTGCTGTTATATACTTCGGTATGAACGTCAATGCACAGACTACTCCAAAAGATACTCTGGCGAAAGAGCAGAAGATCGATGAGGTAGTCTTGATAGGATATGGATCTCAGAAAAAAGAAAATATTACCGGAAGTATCGGGATAGTTTCTGCAAAAGATCTAGCCAATAAGCCTAATGCTAACCCCATCAGTTCTATACAGGGAAGGTTGGCAGGGGTGCAGGTTTTGAACTCCGGAACTCCGGGAGGCTCACCCAGAGTAGATATTAGAGGAATCAGTTCATTAACAGGTAAAACTGTTTTTATCGTTGATGGAATGATCACAGATGATATTTCTTTCTTGGGTTCTCAGGATATTGAATCAATGAGTGTTCTGAAGGATCCTTCAAGTTTAGCAATTTATGGTGCAAGAGCAGCGAACGGGGCTGTGATTATTAAAACCAAAACGGGGAAAAGTAAAAAACCGGTATTTAACTTTAATTCGTATTTAGGAATTAAGACAGTAACCAATACCCCAAAAATGGTTAACTCTGATCAGTATATACAGCTATACAACGAAAAGCTGGTCAATGATAAAGTCAACAATCCTACATTTTTAAACAGATCTGCTTATCCGCTGGATACGGATTGGTATAAAGAAATCCTGAGAACAAGTATCATTAATTCTAATGATTTTTCTGCCGCAGGAAGTGTAGGTAAGCTTAATTATTACGGAAGTCTTGGTTATCTGCAGGACGAAGGAAATCTAGCAGCAGGACAAGGAATCAATTCAGGAAGTGGTTTTAATAGGTTTAACTCTAAGCTTAATTTAAGTTATAAGGTTAATGATCATATTACGATTGGAAATAACTTTACTTTCTCAAAAATGCGTACGGATCAGGCATTGAATCCTTTATTGGATGCTTATTCGTCACCTCCTGTTTACGGTCCAATCGATCCAACTACCGGAGGATATCAGTATTTTACATTAGCTAAAATTCCAAATTCAAGAGCAAAATTAGACCTATACAGATCTCAGATAAGAGAAGAAAGGCTGTTGAATAATGTTTGGGGAGAATATAAATTTCTAAGTGATTTTACTTTTAGAATTAGTTATACCTCCGATAATATCAATTCTACTAAGTATGAATTTACCCCAACATTTGGTTATGTTCCTGTTTCTGACCAAAAACCTTCAAAATTAATAACAAGAGATTCCAGAACAAGAAATTATATCTGGGATAATACATTAAGCTGGAAAAGAAATTTTGGGAAACATAACATAGAATTGTTAGCTGGTTTTTCCAGAACAAGAAATTCTTATTCTCAGGCATATGCAGAAGCGTTGAGAGTGAATTATGATGGAACTAACTCTTCATTGGCAATATCAAACGGAACGGATGTTTTTCTGACAAGCTTTGATGATGGAGAGAGAAATGTTATTCCATATCAGGATCGAATAGAATCTTTCTTTGGACGATTGAATTATGATTATGGAGGAAAGTACTTAGTGAACGCATCTCTTCGTAGAGATGGAACTTCTAAGTATTCTGCAAATGACAGACACAAGGTATTCCCGGCTATAAGTGCAGGATGGGTAGTTTCCAAAGAAAACTTTATGAGCGAGCAGAATGTTTTTAGCCTTTTAAAGTTAAGAGCAAGCTGGGGTAAATTAGGGAATCCTGATGTACAGAGAGCCTATACTCTTAATACCACAAAAATTCAGGAAGGAGCATATTATGGAAATAATGGAGCACCGGCGCAAACAATAGATAAGATTATTGATCCAAACATTGGATGGGAAACGACAACGGGTAGAGATCTGGGACTGGAAATGGGATTGTTTAACAATAAGCTGAAAATTGATGCTACCTATTTCGATAAAGACACTAAAGATGTGGTGTATGGTATAGTACAGGGAACTGTTTCTGGTGCAGGGAACTGGAATAATTATATTACCAATGCCTACTCTTTTAATAACAGAGGTTTTGAAGTTTCTGTAAATTATGACACTAAAATTAATGACAATATAAAAATTGGTGTTTATGGTAATTTAACGACTCTGAAGAACAAAATCACCTCTGTTTTTAACGGATCTTATTTACAGACAGGAGCCAGTTTATATGGTAACTCAATCATCAGATTACAGGAAGGGCAGGCAGTAGGTTCTTATTATGGGTATCAGGTACAGGGCGTTTTCCAAAATCAGGCAGAAGTAGATGCAGCAGCAATACAAAACGGTGCAACACCGGGAGGATTCAAATTTTCTGATATCGATGGAAATGGAGTGATTGATGCCAGAGACAAAACTTTCTTAGGAAGTCCTATTCCAAAAGGAACCTATGGATTTGGGGTTAATCTGAATGTATATGACTTTGATTTTGCTATTGATTTTCAAGGTGTTTTTGGAAACAAAATATATAATTTCAACAGAGAACAGCGTTACGGAAACGAAAGCTGGGATTTAGATTTCTATAACAACAGATGGCATGGAGAAGGAACATCAAACTCTTATCCAATGGCAACCAATAATCAAGCGATTATCTTGCCTAATAGTTTCTATGTAGAAGACGGAAGTTATATCAGAATCAGAAATATTCAGGTAGGGTATAATCTGCCTCAGGCATTTAATAAAGCCATGTCTATTACTAAGTTGAGATTGTATGTAAGTGCTCAGAACCCTTGGACAAGTTTTAAGTACAACGGGTTTTCACCTGAAATTTTAAACACAGACAGAGTACAAATGGGTATTGATAATAATATCTATCCTATCTCAGCAATCTATACCATTGGTATGAACTTAACATTTTAA
- a CDS encoding arsenate reductase family protein, giving the protein MMVKVLHNGNCSKSNAVLEYLDENGVPFEIINIVEDPLSILEIKTVLKKLNQSVFHMIRKTDKLYTENYADKNYSEEEWIKILSENPSLIQRPILIKGSVAMLGRPIENVKFFIEK; this is encoded by the coding sequence ATGATGGTTAAGGTTTTACATAACGGAAACTGCTCAAAATCGAATGCTGTACTGGAATATCTGGATGAGAACGGGGTGCCTTTTGAAATCATCAATATCGTGGAAGATCCGTTGAGCATATTAGAAATCAAAACAGTCCTGAAAAAGCTGAATCAGAGTGTATTTCATATGATCCGTAAAACAGATAAACTGTATACGGAGAATTATGCCGATAAAAATTATTCTGAAGAAGAATGGATTAAAATCCTGTCTGAAAATCCTTCTCTGATACAGAGACCGATCCTGATCAAAGGATCTGTTGCCATGCTGGGAAGGCCTATTGAAAATGTGAAATTCTTTATTGAAAAATAA
- a CDS encoding DUF493 family protein has translation MDILQGNQHANPEDFYNSLKEKLEDHHDFPEDYLFKFIIPTDQAKLTEIYKVFDGIQFTLGNRESKNGKYTACNINAFVLDADQVVKIYKEVAKIEGVILL, from the coding sequence ATGGATATATTACAAGGAAATCAACACGCAAACCCAGAAGATTTTTATAATTCTCTGAAGGAAAAACTGGAAGATCACCATGACTTTCCAGAAGATTATTTATTTAAATTTATCATTCCTACAGATCAGGCAAAACTTACTGAGATTTATAAGGTGTTTGATGGTATACAATTTACCCTGGGAAACCGCGAAAGCAAAAATGGAAAATATACGGCGTGCAATATCAATGCATTCGTTCTGGATGCGGATCAGGTAGTCAAAATTTATAAAGAAGTAGCAAAAATAGAAGGCGTTATTCTATTATAA